From Candidatus Babeliales bacterium, a single genomic window includes:
- a CDS encoding EndoU domain-containing protein, protein MMYHQRHVSLLLTLFSLALFNFTQIIKPHGFGLETLITMKNAKERLPLLQLARLIVAKGRRSVRAYEEVKKRWVNKHIEGVGFSETDSYCRLLFAQDPAPILCTPKQRFYRMPDQRWVPAHQLRIGDQLLCSGNRTATLSDIILVQEKLPVCTLQVNAAHTFLVGRLEIVTHNAALPLQAFLRFTWKWGAAGGAAGAKTLNPVKIAGGLLIGSTVGLIYDLYTRKTYVTYHSAEGQKTVELYAEEINKNNTPVASARYEKTSAAVTNSAHMATESEKPTEKANTCEDASDKTTESYVSDFSLDEAPVHDTANSYSDTAFAMTSEADFRCELRAAPPDDIVDIVQGASQRYIDSIAPSMNTVPARSALAKAIYHYAQESDHQEQSNGEETSHSLAMTYQEELTQVRTALFDAECDDVERYQARIAAIEQTQQEHGACIQRDFDCSQAACDFAEQYGISTAGLTTGFMNAYTSQLHTEFLEQLHVAEQLHNSFGNAAYGAPFFDVIGCGVAFGIDANEKQQAALATHWADMVWQAIDIASAVAEGVGNGFWNLGVGGVHLAQGAVYVAQGAVHAAVHPLDTIVTVVNGFEKVISLCASATKSAVEFAFFNEEAPIDSLMRKVNTLIGQTTVLVKACRAKINATPTRDKVKCVATIITEFAPGKVLRMLNRIQKSMSPFLTTLLRAMRQEGAATELAAVAAKAEALLMHGAQTATAMGGPGKEIVQDALKMYHGDLIKNLDSQMLRLKTLFDNKVQGFAECAKKFIKVDYEHIFGMELSWNRKGTTKIGGFHQDFMNSLEKSGLAKFANKVMHETGFYKADLVVDGTVAAYGKSFFPADWSQEQIVSAIYEAYANFIQNGALYRWDKGGKYIAEGLCEAKVKIEMFITKNGLITTAYPILQELI, encoded by the coding sequence ATGATGTATCACCAACGACATGTTAGTCTCCTACTGACGTTATTTTCACTCGCTCTATTTAATTTTACGCAAATAATCAAACCACATGGTTTTGGTCTCGAGACACTCATCACCATGAAAAATGCAAAAGAACGGCTGCCTCTTTTGCAACTTGCTCGCTTGATCGTTGCGAAAGGACGCAGAAGCGTTCGCGCATATGAAGAAGTTAAAAAGAGATGGGTGAATAAGCACATAGAAGGAGTCGGATTTAGCGAGACAGATTCTTATTGCCGTCTTTTATTTGCGCAAGATCCCGCACCGATTCTTTGTACTCCTAAACAACGTTTTTATCGCATGCCTGATCAAAGATGGGTACCTGCGCATCAACTTCGTATAGGAGACCAACTACTCTGCTCTGGTAATCGAACCGCCACACTTTCAGACATTATATTGGTTCAAGAAAAGCTTCCCGTTTGCACGTTGCAAGTTAATGCAGCGCATACTTTTTTAGTCGGCAGGCTCGAAATTGTGACCCATAATGCGGCGCTGCCACTCCAAGCATTTTTGCGTTTTACCTGGAAATGGGGTGCTGCTGGAGGAGCCGCCGGGGCAAAGACCTTAAACCCGGTAAAGATTGCTGGTGGCCTTCTCATCGGCAGTACCGTTGGCCTTATCTATGATCTTTACACGAGAAAAACGTATGTAACGTATCATTCAGCAGAAGGACAGAAAACAGTTGAACTATACGCAGAAGAAATTAATAAAAATAATACCCCGGTAGCATCAGCGCGTTATGAAAAAACGTCTGCTGCTGTAACAAACAGTGCACATATGGCGACGGAAAGTGAAAAGCCGACTGAAAAAGCTAATACATGCGAAGATGCATCTGACAAAACAACCGAATCATACGTATCAGACTTTTCATTAGATGAAGCGCCTGTGCATGATACAGCAAATAGTTATTCAGATACGGCATTTGCAATGACGTCAGAAGCTGACTTTCGTTGTGAGTTACGTGCTGCACCTCCTGATGACATCGTAGACATCGTTCAAGGAGCATCTCAGCGATATATCGATTCTATTGCGCCTTCAATGAATACAGTTCCTGCACGTTCTGCTCTTGCCAAAGCCATCTATCACTATGCACAAGAATCTGATCACCAAGAACAGTCAAACGGTGAAGAAACATCACACTCACTTGCGATGACATATCAAGAAGAACTTACCCAGGTGAGAACTGCATTATTTGATGCTGAATGTGATGATGTTGAACGCTATCAAGCACGAATTGCCGCCATTGAGCAAACGCAACAAGAACATGGTGCGTGCATACAGAGAGATTTTGATTGCAGTCAAGCCGCATGTGACTTTGCAGAGCAATACGGTATTTCAACTGCCGGATTAACAACTGGTTTCATGAATGCATATACAAGCCAATTACATACCGAATTTTTAGAACAATTGCATGTAGCAGAACAATTGCACAATTCATTTGGCAATGCAGCGTATGGAGCACCATTTTTTGATGTGATTGGTTGCGGAGTAGCGTTTGGTATTGATGCCAATGAGAAGCAACAAGCCGCTCTAGCAACTCACTGGGCAGATATGGTTTGGCAGGCGATTGATATTGCATCTGCGGTGGCAGAAGGTGTTGGTAATGGGTTTTGGAATCTAGGAGTAGGTGGTGTACATCTTGCACAAGGTGCAGTATACGTTGCGCAAGGAGCGGTACATGCTGCAGTACATCCGCTTGACACCATAGTTACTGTTGTTAATGGATTTGAAAAAGTGATCTCTTTATGTGCATCCGCTACCAAAAGCGCAGTGGAGTTTGCATTCTTTAATGAAGAAGCTCCCATTGATTCTCTCATGCGCAAAGTGAATACATTAATAGGTCAGACAACGGTTCTTGTAAAAGCTTGCCGCGCCAAAATAAACGCAACTCCCACGCGTGATAAGGTAAAATGCGTTGCTACGATTATTACTGAGTTTGCACCAGGAAAGGTGTTGCGAATGCTCAATCGAATCCAGAAAAGCATGAGCCCTTTTTTAACAACACTATTACGCGCGATGCGCCAAGAAGGTGCGGCAACAGAATTGGCGGCAGTTGCAGCAAAAGCGGAAGCACTTTTAATGCATGGAGCTCAAACTGCGACCGCAATGGGTGGCCCGGGTAAAGAGATCGTACAAGATGCGCTTAAAATGTATCATGGTGACTTGATAAAAAATCTTGATTCCCAAATGTTGAGGCTAAAGACATTATTTGATAATAAAGTACAGGGGTTCGCTGAGTGTGCGAAAAAATTTATTAAAGTTGATTATGAACATATTTTTGGTATGGAGTTATCGTGGAATCGCAAGGGGACTACAAAAATTGGTGGTTTTCATCAGGATTTTATGAATAGCTTGGAGAAAAGTGGCCTTGCTAAGTTTGCTAATAAAGTTATGCATGAGACAGGATTCTATAAAGCTGATTTGGTTGTGGACGGGACCGTTGCTGCATACGGTAAAAGTTTCTTTCCAGCCGATTGGTCCCAGGAACAAATAGTTAGTGCAATCTATGAAGCATATGCAAATTTTATACAAAATGGTGCCTTATACAGATGGGATAAAGGCGGTAAGTATATAGCAGAAGGGCTTTGCGAAGCAAAAGTAAAAATAGAAATGTTTATAACCAAAAATGGGCTGATAACTACAGCTTACCCAATATTGCAGGAGCTTATATGA
- a CDS encoding EndoU domain-containing protein, which translates to MDLSFSRKGTASISGFHLDLINAVEASGLVKFVNKVVDKTGCYKADLFIEGALAAQGKTFFPAHWSREDVAKAIYEAYERCMKNCVKSGKFPELRSDGKFLVEGLCDAGIEIQMWITKNGLVTTAYPKL; encoded by the coding sequence ATGGACTTATCGTTTAGTCGTAAGGGAACTGCAAGCATTAGCGGCTTTCACCTCGATCTTATTAATGCTGTCGAAGCAAGCGGTCTTGTTAAGTTTGTTAATAAAGTTGTGGATAAAACGGGATGCTATAAAGCAGATTTATTTATAGAAGGCGCTCTGGCAGCACAAGGCAAAACATTTTTTCCAGCTCATTGGTCTCGAGAGGATGTAGCTAAGGCAATTTATGAAGCATATGAACGTTGTATGAAAAATTGTGTGAAAAGTGGAAAGTTTCCTGAATTACGGTCTGATGGTAAATTTCTAGTGGAAGGACTTTGCGACGCAGGAATAGAAATACAAATGTGGATAACCAAAAATGGTCTGGTAACTACTGCTTACCCAAAACTATAA
- a CDS encoding EndoU domain-containing protein, whose protein sequence is MHKIQYLNKVMGKGECYKGDFLVNDTMLARKNFFPSHWTQEEVINRIVEAYENFMQSGQQPFLEKGGKYRINSFTNDGIAIEIYIRADTITVAYPRF, encoded by the coding sequence ATGCATAAAATTCAGTATCTCAATAAAGTTATGGGCAAAGGAGAATGCTATAAAGGGGATTTTCTTGTAAATGATACGATGCTAGCTCGGAAAAATTTTTTCCCATCACATTGGACACAAGAAGAGGTGATCAATCGAATTGTTGAAGCATATGAAAATTTTATGCAAAGTGGACAACAACCGTTCCTTGAAAAGGGCGGAAAATATAGAATAAATTCTTTCACAAATGATGGAATAGCAATAGAAATATATATACGAGCCGACACGATAACAGTAGCTTACCCAAGATTTTAG
- a CDS encoding M3 family metallopeptidase, producing MKQTTMLGVCAAAVAQMAVLQGTTDMMHSVKSREDIAILFPKTVAELNERVERVQREACAALQDIINIPDSERTFENTVAAFDYIIGASDLALTFTTSYGLTLVASDDALREAAQKAVRAMKEFRVVQVSDNVPLYLALKSYDAMQKETALTPEQNYYLQETLDDFKRAGHDLPADERAQIVQLKKELVELSQQFSAAIAGDSSTIVATREQLVGLDDDFIATLKRDEDGFYILGVDYPTYMKVMDNCAVAQTRERLYITFNNRAYPANEQTLKQMIAKRDAFAQLLGFPSYAHLTLDDAMIKTPERAQQFLDELIIRSTKKAKQEFAQLLSVLPESVTLTADGKLYHWDSSFVNNQYKKEYLAVDEQEIANYFPMEQTIESLLDVYRQFLGIEFVVAPISGLWHEEVQLIEMYESPARTKLLGYLLLDLFPRPNKYSHACKMGIVPAITNKSGEDAPAVALVVANFTRPTVDKPSLLDRHFVKTFFHEFGHAIHYILGRTELAGSSGTHVKTDFVEMPSQMLELWLWDTDILRKVSCHYKTGESLPDALIEKIQQLKNFGSGLSVLTQAFLSQLSLNYFTAGADKDVQAIYRTLYESMLMTKYVEQNHMYASFGHLNGYGPQYYGYLFANVFAYDLFGEIKKYGLLNSEIGKKYIREILQPGGSKDPNELLFNFLGREPSQDAFFRDLGL from the coding sequence ATGAAACAAACAACTATGTTAGGAGTATGCGCAGCAGCAGTTGCGCAGATGGCGGTATTACAGGGTACAACTGATATGATGCATTCGGTTAAATCGCGCGAAGACATTGCAATATTATTTCCCAAAACAGTGGCTGAGCTTAATGAGCGGGTAGAGCGGGTGCAAAGGGAAGCATGCGCAGCTCTTCAGGATATTATTAATATTCCAGACAGTGAGCGTACCTTTGAAAATACGGTAGCGGCATTTGATTATATTATCGGCGCATCTGATTTGGCGCTTACTTTCACGACTAGTTATGGATTAACATTAGTAGCTTCTGATGATGCATTGCGCGAAGCAGCGCAAAAAGCTGTTCGTGCGATGAAAGAATTTAGAGTGGTGCAGGTTAGTGATAATGTGCCGCTCTATTTAGCATTAAAATCATATGATGCGATGCAAAAAGAAACAGCATTAACGCCAGAACAGAACTATTATTTGCAAGAAACGTTGGATGATTTCAAACGTGCGGGGCATGATTTACCGGCAGATGAACGTGCGCAAATAGTCCAGCTTAAAAAAGAACTTGTAGAGTTATCACAGCAGTTTTCTGCTGCTATAGCGGGTGATAGTAGCACTATTGTGGCCACACGTGAGCAGCTGGTTGGGCTCGACGATGATTTTATTGCAACGCTTAAGCGTGATGAAGATGGTTTTTATATTCTTGGTGTTGATTATCCAACCTATATGAAAGTGATGGATAATTGTGCAGTTGCTCAAACAAGAGAGCGCTTGTATATTACATTTAATAATCGAGCTTATCCAGCCAATGAACAAACGCTTAAGCAAATGATCGCAAAGCGGGATGCGTTTGCGCAGTTACTTGGATTTCCAAGTTATGCCCATCTTACGCTCGATGATGCGATGATTAAAACTCCTGAACGGGCGCAGCAATTTTTGGATGAGCTCATTATTCGTTCCACTAAAAAGGCGAAGCAGGAATTTGCGCAGCTATTATCAGTGTTACCAGAATCGGTAACGTTAACGGCCGATGGGAAGTTGTATCATTGGGATAGTAGTTTTGTGAATAATCAGTATAAAAAAGAATACCTAGCTGTGGATGAACAGGAGATAGCAAATTATTTTCCGATGGAGCAAACAATTGAAAGTTTGCTTGATGTCTATCGACAGTTTTTGGGAATAGAGTTTGTGGTAGCTCCTATTTCTGGATTGTGGCATGAGGAAGTGCAACTCATTGAAATGTACGAATCACCCGCGCGCACAAAGTTATTGGGATATTTGTTGTTAGATTTATTCCCGCGTCCTAATAAATATTCGCACGCATGTAAGATGGGAATAGTTCCTGCGATTACAAATAAATCTGGTGAAGATGCTCCAGCGGTTGCATTGGTAGTTGCGAATTTTACACGACCAACCGTTGATAAACCGTCATTATTGGATCGTCATTTTGTGAAAACGTTTTTTCATGAATTTGGACATGCAATTCACTATATATTGGGTCGAACAGAACTTGCTGGATCTTCAGGAACGCATGTTAAAACTGATTTTGTAGAAATGCCATCACAAATGTTGGAGTTATGGTTGTGGGATACGGATATTTTACGTAAAGTCTCTTGCCATTATAAAACAGGTGAATCCCTTCCGGATGCATTGATCGAAAAAATCCAGCAACTTAAGAATTTTGGTTCAGGACTTTCTGTTTTAACTCAGGCATTTTTATCACAACTTTCACTCAATTATTTTACAGCAGGTGCAGATAAGGATGTGCAAGCTATTTATCGTACTTTGTACGAATCAATGCTTATGACCAAATATGTGGAACAGAATCATATGTATGCCTCATTCGGGCATCTTAATGGGTATGGCCCGCAATATTATGGATATCTATTTGCTAATGTATTTGCATATGATCTGTTTGGAGAGATTAAAAAATACGGATTACTTAACAGCGAAATTGGTAAAAAATATATTCGTGAAATTTTGCAACCTGGCGGCAGTAAGGATCCTAATGAGTTGCTTTTCAACTTTTTAGGGAGAGAGCCAAGTCAGGATGCGTTCTTTAGAGATTTGGGGTTGTAA